From one Streptomyces sp. Q6 genomic stretch:
- a CDS encoding M15 family metallopeptidase, whose amino-acid sequence MARTPLSARTPTRRTRRLVLGLTGVTAAIAVVLGQQWPASPDTSTRASPPTRATAPSPSSSASSAPSPMESTRPEHRGPPSVADGVVPDGVTVFDDTVPAVAHLDPALLAAVRRAAADAGSRGVEFYVNSGWRSPEYQDHLLDEAVAKYGSAEEAARWVATAATSPHVSGDAVDLGKSDATAWLSAHGAAYGLCQIYRNEPWHYELRAEASDQGCPTMYADPTQDPRMRQ is encoded by the coding sequence ATGGCTCGAACCCCTCTCTCGGCACGGACGCCGACGCGTCGCACGCGCCGCCTCGTGCTCGGCCTGACAGGCGTCACGGCGGCGATCGCCGTGGTGCTCGGCCAGCAGTGGCCGGCCTCGCCCGACACGTCCACCCGCGCCTCTCCGCCGACGCGTGCCACCGCGCCCTCGCCGTCGTCCTCCGCCTCCTCGGCTCCGTCGCCCATGGAGTCCACGCGGCCCGAGCACCGGGGGCCGCCGAGCGTGGCGGACGGTGTCGTGCCCGACGGCGTGACGGTCTTCGACGATACGGTCCCGGCGGTGGCGCACCTCGATCCCGCCCTGCTCGCGGCGGTGCGCCGGGCGGCGGCCGACGCCGGGAGCCGCGGCGTGGAGTTCTACGTCAACAGCGGCTGGCGCTCGCCCGAGTACCAGGATCACCTGCTCGACGAGGCCGTCGCGAAGTACGGCTCCGCGGAGGAGGCCGCCCGCTGGGTGGCCACCGCGGCGACCTCGCCCCATGTCTCGGGGGACGCCGTCGACCTGGGGAAGTCCGACGCGACGGCATGGCTGTCCGCGCACGGCGCCGCCTACGGGCTGTGCCAGATCTACCGGAACGAACCGTGGCACTACGAACTGCGCGCCGAGGCGAGCGACCAGGGATGCCCGACCATGTACGCCGACCCCACGCAGGATCCGAGGATGCGACAGTGA